The Flammeovirga yaeyamensis genome segment CCTTAATTCTTTGTTGTATAAAAAAACGAGACAGATTTCTCCATCTCGTTGATAATATTTTAAAAATAATAAACTTCTTTATTTTAGCGATGTAACAGAAAGCCCATCATTTACCACAAACCCAAGTTCTGTCGCTTTCTCCAAATCCTTCTGTGCTTTTTCTTCTTTGCCTAATTTAGAGAATGTCAAAGATCTGAAATATACCAAACGTTTATCCTCTGGATTTAATTTGATAGCCGAGTTAAGGCATTTTAATGCTTTCTTATAGTTCTTCTGATTGTAAGCCACAATACCTTTTACACCGATTAGTTCTGGTGTATCTTTTTGAAGCTTTTCAATCTCTATGATTTTTTGTTGTGCTTTTGCGTTATTCCCCATCACTGCATAGTTGAAACCTAATAACAAGTGAGCAGAAGAATAGTTAGGATATTTATTGATGGCTTTTTCAAGTACATCATTTGATTTGATCAACATCCCTTTTTCCATATAGGCTACGCTTTTACCGTAAAGGTCTACATATTTTGATTTACCGATATTGTCTAACTTTTGGAAATCATGCAAAGCTTCATCGTATTGATTATTCTTAATGAATGCCCATGCTCTTTGATGTAGTACGTATGAAAAGTCAGGATACAAAGCTAGTGCCTTTGAGTAATCCTTCATTCCTTTATTAAATTCTCCTTTCGCCATATATACATCTCCACGGTATGAATATACTTTAGCAGTGTTTGAAGATAGCATAATGGATTGATTTAAGTCGGTTAACGCTAAATCAAAATCTTTCAACAAGAAGTTAACATACCCTCTTTGCTGTAATGCATACCCATATTTAGGTGATAATGCAATGGCTTTTGAGAATGCCTCTTGTGATTCTTTGTATTCTTTCTTGGCTAAATGTGCATTACCTAAAATCGTGTATAAGTAAGCCTCATTTGGATTGATTTCTTTGGCTTTTTCGAGAGTAGCTATACAGTCATCTAATTCTCTGATAGCAAGATTAGATTTTGCTTTCTCTAGTAAAGCTGAATAATAGTTAGGAGTATAAATCAATGCTGAATCAAAGTCTGAAATTGCAGATACATATCTTTTTTGATACGCATGCAATAATCCTCTTTGATAAAAAGCATAACTATATTTAGGAGCTAATTTAACGGCTTTATCAAAATCTTTTTCTGCTTGATGTAGCTTACCTGTTTTTATATTCAACTCTCCTCTTCTACAATGAGCATAAGCATAATTCGGTTGAATTTGGATAGCCCTATTGTAAGCAAAATAGGCATCTTCATAATTTAAGGCATGCACAAAAGTATCTCCTTGTAAGCTTAATAATTTGATATTATCTGGATTTACAATCAATCCTTTATCAATCACTACAATTGCTGAATCAAAACTGTTTTGTTGTACATAGATTTCAGCTAAGTGGGTATAAGCATCAATTAATCCTACCTCAAATAATGTTGCTTTTGAAAAATCTTGTTTGGCTTCCTCAATTTTACCCATACGGAATTCTACCAACGCTCTTCTGTGATAGTACATTCCTACATTTGGCTCTAATTTTAAAACTGTATCAAAATCTGCTAAACTTTTAGGCATGTTGCCAATATTGGAATAGGCCTCTGCTCTAAAAACATAAGCATTGATGTAATTTTCATCTAAATCAATAGCTGCTGAGAAATTATTAATTGCATCGGCATTTTTACCTTTGGCTAGGTCGATGTATCCTTTTAAATAATAACCTGCCGGATGCACCGCATTTAGAGATAATGCTTGATCTACATCTTCACTTGCTTTATCATATTCCCCTTTTGAAATATATAATTTCGCTCTCTCTAAGTAGGCGATATCGTTCATTAAATTGAAATCGATCTCTTTACTAAAAGATGCTATTGCTTTATCTATTTCTCCATTTTGAGATTGTTGCATTGCATCTCCCATCCAATTTTGGGAAAAGGCAACTTGACTTATTAAAAGTAGGGTGGTAAGATATAGAAATAATAATTTCATACAGTTTTGTTTTGAGGTAGGTTATACATTAGTATTAACCCTGTTAGTCGTCTATTCGATGAACTCGTTAATGTTTATTACAATATATTTAACTTACTTTAATTAGGGAAAAGAAAGTTGACGAGTAACTAATTGATCGAGTAAACTACATATTATTTTATTTATTCGTTATTCAGTACAAATTACAATATAGTATTTTTTGGGGAAGATGAGAAGCTTGTATAAGGTTTGGGTGGGTTTAGAATAAAAAGTAGACTGAAGTGATTATTATTATTGGTATTGATTTTCTTTTTGAGCTCTATTAAACAAAAGTTAGTTCTAATAATCAAACCATTCATCTACCATAAATGTGATTGATAAAGCTTCTCTTCATCTTCTGAAAAATCATCTTAATGTTCATTTAATTATCTAGTATTTCTTCCACTTTTTTTATTTTATATAGGTTTAATTTTTAAATCAGTTGAGAACAATTATAAAACAGTTTTAATATTAATATTTTTCATATTAAGAATGCTTTGAAATTCATCATAGTTTAATTTATTTGATCTAATCACCTTTATTTCATTATCATATTTTTTAATTGAATCTGGTAATTCATAGTATTCCATTAATTCAATATCCCATAAACCTACATCACTATATTCATAACTAACTCCTATTGTAGTTTTTATTGTTTCATTTTGATTAAAATAAAAATAATCTATCTCTCTTGAAAGAATACCATAATCACTTTGAATTTGCTTGAACCCATGATAATTTCCAGAATTTATTTCGATAGTATCATTATTAGTCCATTTTTGTGAATTCCAACTAAATTTTCCTTTACACTCCCAATCATTTGGTATAACTGGCACGCCTAATTCTTCCCTTTTTGAATTATAACTTAACCCATAATCTGGTTTTAGATAATAAAAAAATAAAACCGTTAATAGTATTTTTATTACATTTTTGAATGTTTTCATTATTAATCAAATAACGTAATTGAACAATCATAAAACATTGGTGCAGCATTTTAACAGCATCATTTTTTGAATTTCTTAATGATCTTTCAAAACCTAAATATATACATTTATCACTACCTTTACCCAACATCCAATAGTTATCATGAAAAAAGAAATCGAAAATAGAGAGGACATTATAGTATTGGTCAATAGCTTTTACGACAAAGTGAGACAGCACCCTACTTTAGGTCCTTTTTTTAATGAAGAAATCAAAATTAATTGGGATACTCATCTACCTATTATGTACGACTTTTGGGAAAGTAATCTTTTCTCTGTAAATAAATACAAGGGAAACCCCGTAGTAACTCATCAAAGTGTGGATAAGGTAAGTCCGATTGAACAAAAACATTTTGGACATTGGCTGCAGCTTTGGTTCAATACCTTGGATGAACATTTTGAAGGTCAAAATGCAGACACATTAAAGTCGAGAGCAAGAAATATGTCCCATATGTTATTTATGAAAATCTTTCAGGGAAGAATGTAAATCTTGGAATAATTTTAACGAATTGTTCTTCCAACGACATTTTTAAGATAGGTAACTTTGTCAATTCTAATTTTATCTTTAAACTCGTATTGAAATTATGAGAATTAAAGTAAAGACGTACATAAAAACTAGCATTGTCCTTGGCATACTTTCATTTTTTCTTACCCTATACATCAATAGCTATGTAAGTGAGAAAAGTAGTCCGTATATCTTGGAACACGACAACATGACGGTTTCTTGTAAAACTGGGTTACTCCTAGGTACAAGTAACTATCTTAGAAGTGGGGCACCAAACCCTTATTTTACGAACAGAATTGATGCTGCTACTAAACTACTTAAAGAACACGATATTGAATTTGTTATTGTAAGTGGTGATAATAATACCAACGATTATAACGAACCAAAAAAAATGTATCAGGCCTTAGTGAAACAAGGTGTGAATAAAAAAAATATTGTCTTAGACTATGCTGGGTTTAGAACATTAGATTCAGTCATAAGAGCAAAAGAGGTATTTGGTCAAGATCGATTTATTATCATCTCCCAAAAGTTTCATATTGAAAGAGCCATCTTTATTGCAAGATATCATGGCATTGAAGCCTATGGCTATGCTGCGGAAGATGTTCCCTTCGAAAAGGGATATTGGGTAAAATATCGTGAAGTACTCGCTCGAGTAAAAATGATGCTTGATCTCTATGTACTAAAGACCTCTCCTAAGTTTTTAGGGAAGGAAGAAAAAGTGGGGGAAGAATAATCTAAGATGTTCCGTGAGGACGTTTTGGTAAACCTCCGTACATATGAACTTTCTCCAAAACTTCAGAAAATACGCTCATATAAAAAATAGCCATCATTAAAATGATGGCTATTTTTATATTCTCTATGAACCAAATGCCATAGATTTTAATTCGAAGTTAAATCCTTGTGAGATCAACTCGTCGTATTTACCTTCTTCGAAAACATAATAGTAGGCCCCTTTCTTGGACACACCTTTTTGTTTTTCGTCTAATTTTTTAAGTAACCCAGTAGCTAAAATTTTCTTTCTGAAGTTACGCTTATCGAATTGCTTTTGGTGAATAGCTTCGTAAAGCGATTGTAATTCAGGTAAAGTAAACTTCTCTGGTAATAATTCGAAACCGATAGGTTGGTATCTCGACTTTCTTCTCAATTTACCCCATGACATTTGAATCATTGTTTCATGATCAAACATTAATTTTGGTAAAGCTGTAATCGGGAACCATTGTGCTTGGTTTCTTTCAAGAATTTCTTCGTCTTGGCTATCAACTTTAATCAATGCGTAATACACTAATGAAATTACACGTGCCACAGGGTCACGGTCTACTTCACCAAATGTACTTAATTGATCCATATAGATTCTATCTAAACCTGTCTGCTTTTTTAAGACACGTTCTGCAGCGTAATCTAAAGATTCTCCATAATGAAGGAAACCTGTTGCTAGACCCCAAGCACCTTTGAAAGGTTCTACTTTTCTTCTAGTCAAGAGGACTTTTAATTCTCCATCTTCGTATCCAAAAATTACACAATCTATAGCTAAGAGTGGTTTATATGCACTGTTATAATATTCGTTCATATCTTGTATGTATCTTCTACTGTAATCAGTCTATTAATCAGATATTAAGTTTCGTAGTATCAAATTATGGTGTAAAGTTGGTATTTACAACCCATCTATGATAGTATTAAATGTAAATATATAATTTTATTACAAATTTATATTATAAAGGTGTCTTAATCAATTCAAATAGTAATAACATTCAGAATATGTTAATTTTTATTTACATTTGTATCTAATTCTCTATATTTATACCTCAAAATCTAAAATACTCAAGCTTCTAGATCTACTATGATGAAGATTTACACTACTTTTCTTCTTTGCTGTCTATTCTTTATTTTAACTGCTACACCGTCTAAAGCAGATCGCGTGAACGATAAAATCGACAATCTTTTAAAGATTAGTCAGAAATATGCAGACGATGGTGAATATAAAAAGGCCTTAGAATGGAACGATAAGGCGATAGAAATTGCCAAAAAACGAGACTCTGCGTTAATCGATTTATTGTATTACCGTGCAAAGTATCAATTAGTACTTTCTAATCTACAAGAATTTGAAGAAACAACTGCTGCATTTTTAGAAATCTCTAAAAAACGAAAAAATGCTTCTTTTGGCTATGCCTATAATTTACTACGTGCCTCTTCTTTATATTTAGAATATAGTGATGTAGTAACAGCACAAGGTATGTATCAAAAAGCCATCGAAATACTTGATAATGATCCTAAGTTAATAAAATTAGCAGAGAGAGGTAAAGATGACGATCTACTGAGGGCTAAAGTCAAAACCGAGCTATATTTATCATTAGGTTATTACGATAGTGCTCAAACTTCTTTAACTCACTATCAGTTGACTGCCGAAGAATTTTATAAAAGTAGCGGTCAAACTATTTATCAATCAAGATCGAATAAACACCAAGACGTTAAATTCTCGAGTAGAGAGAAGAAACGTCTAAAAAGAGAATATGCTTTTTCTAAAACATTAGAAGGAAAGCTTTATCGCTTAATTGGCGATTACAATATGGCCGATAGTGTGCTTCTATCTACTGAAACTTGGATTGAAACCAATATCCGTAAAGACGATGAAAGCTATATCAGTAACTTTCATGAACGTACTTTAAATATAATCGAAAGTAAAATCGACCCTATCCTTCCTAAAAAGATGTTAGAAAAAAACATCTATAGAGCGGAAAGAGTGTTAGGAATCAGTCATCAGTTGTACTTTAAGATTCAAGAAGATTTAGTAGACTATTACGCTTGGCAACGTTTTCATTTTAAAGGTGAAAAAACGCAATGGGATTTTGATACCAACACTTCATTATACTTTGGTAAAAACAGTATTCAGCAAGCTTGTTCCAATCGTTTAGCTGCAAAGGACGATTATTTGAGAGGAAATTTTGAGCGTGCTGGAAAAATACTAGAAGAAGTTTTCAACGAAGGTCAACTTCCTAAAAATCATAAAGAATACATCTTGGCAAATCAGTTACTTTATAAAGTAGCTTTAGCTTTAGAAGAGGAAGAAGTTGCTCAGAAAGCTTTGGACAATTATGTATTACACACAGAAAAGAATTACGGTAAAGAGTCACTTGCTTATCACATTGCAAAAGTTGATGAAGCGACCTATTTGACCATGCATTCTGATAAATTTGAAAAAGCAGACGAACTTTTCACTGAACACCTTCCAGTAATAAAGGAGCGTTTGAGTCCTCATCATTACAAAAGATTACAAGCGGAAAAAGAAAGAGCTAATTATTATGCTTTAATGGGCGATACTCAAAAAGCGGCTGAGTTAAGTGCTTCAATCAAAAAAGCTTATGCCGATTATTACGGTACCGACCATTTAGAATACATTAATGGCCTTCAAGGTACAGCTGCTTTTGCAATTGATTTGGGTGAATATGCAGATGCTGATGCTCAGATTACTGAAATGTTGAATTTATATGATAGTCATACTTACCGTAAAGGCACTCAAAACGTTGTTCATGCTACAGCTTTAGAAACAGCGGCAAGATTTCAGGTACTTACCGGGCAATATGATATCGCTTCCCAGAACTTGAGTAAAGCCAATCGTTTATCAAAGAATTCTCCCGATAAAGTGGCTTCATCTTCTTTCGATGACACTCAGGCTCAGATTTACCTAAAGAAAGAATACTTCTCTAATGCAGAGAGAATCATCAATAAATCAATTGAACATAGAACAGCAAGATTTGGTGATCACAGCCGTTTGCTCATAGTTCCATACACTCAGTTGGCCCGACTCTCCTACCTTAAAGGTGATTACATAAAAGCGGATTCGATTGCCCAAAGTGCACACGAAATCAGTATTGAAATCTTTGGAGAGGATACCAAGCAAGACATAGAACCACTTGAGGTGAAAGCAGAAATTGCCATTGCTATGGGTAACTATGAATTGGCGCAAGAGTACACTCAAAAGAAATTAGAGATTACCAAAAAGGTCTATGGCGAACGTCACACTGAAGTGGCAAAAGGCTACACTAACCTAGCTTTAATTGGTCTATACATGGGCTACCCTGCCGAAGAGGTAATGCACCTCTTTAAAGATGCAGTGAACATTGTAGCCATTCAACTAGGAAAAGACAACCCGGTATTTGCTATTACCTTAAAGAACTTGGCTTTAGCAAAAATTGAGGTGGGCGAATATGCAGAAGCTGAAGATCTACTAAAAGAAGCCAATAAGATTTGGATCGATAAATTAAAAACAGAAAACAATACAAATACTGCCGAAATCACTTTACTATTAGGTGATTTAGAAATGAAACGTGAGTTTTATGGACAAGCAGAAGATCATTATAATTTATCTCAAAAGATTTACAGTAAGATCTTTACTAAAGATCATCCACTTTATGTAAAATCTACATTAAAGAGATCTCAAGCTTATTATGCGGCAGGTTCTTATAACAAAGCCTTAAAATATGCGAGTATTGCACTTGATCAGAATGAAATTTTCATCAGAGAATATTTCCCTACTTTAAGTGCTAAAGAGAAGGCTAAATATTGGAAATCGATTCAAAACGATTACAACTATTTTTACTCTCTAACAAACACTTATCAGAAGAAGAAACTTTATGGTAAGATGTACGACTATGCACTTCAAACTAAACCTTTGTTGTTAAGTAGCTCGGTAAAAATCCGTACTCAAATTCAAAATAGTGGTGATTCAACCCTCATTAAAGACTTTGAAAATTGGGTAGAGAAAAAAGAGTTGTTGACGAAGGTGTTTGCCATGTCTATCGAACAACGTTTAGAAGAGGGAATCAATATTAAAAACCTCGAAAAAGAAATTAATGTCCTTGAAAAGGAATTAAGTGCTCGCTCAAGTGTATTTAACAATAGAATTTCAGAACGTATTTCGTGGAAGGATATTCAGAAAAACCTTGCAGATGGTGAAGCAGCTGTAGAGATTGTCCGATTTAGAAACTTCACGAATGTATTTACCGATTCGGTAATGTATGCGGCACTTATTCTTACTCCGAAAACAAAAACGGCTCCTGTCTTTAAAATCATCCCTAATGGCAATATGATAGAAACGGAGGGCTTAGGTTACTATAAAACCAACTTAATTTTTGGTTTCCCAGATGAGGAATCTTATGCTGCATTCTGGAAACCAATTAATGAGGTTGTGGGTGATGGTACTAAAGTGTATTTCTCTTCTGATGGGGTATATAATCAAATAAACTTAGAGTCTATTCCTGTTAACCTTGATAAAGGAACCTACATCATCGACCAAAACAATATTGTACTTACAAGTTCTACGGCTGAAATTCTTTCAGAACAAGAAGATAAAAAAGACAATATGAATGTTTCGTTGTTTGGTAACCCTGTTTTCTACAAAGACCTAACACCTGATCAATATAATCAGTATACTGTTCGTCCGATTACACAGCTTCCTGGTACTTATAAGGAAGTAAAAGCATTGGATAAACTGTTATCATCTGAGGATCATACAAACGATCAAGTATTCTTAAATAAAGACGCAACAGAGACAGCTGTAAAGGGATTAACATCACCTAGAGTGTTCCATATTGCCACTCACGGTTTCTTCTTGGATGACTTGGAAAGTAATAACACAAAATCGCTTTTCAATACGCAACAAGACATCAACCCTTTATTAAGATCGGGTCTATTACTTACCAATGCAGGTGATCTAATGGATACTGATAATGTGTATGCTTTCAACAAAGAAGAAGGTGTATTAACTGCCTACGAAGCAATGAACCTTAATTTCGATGAAACTGAATTGGTCGTATTATCTGCCTGTGAAACAGGTAAAGGTGATAATAAAGTAGGTGAAGGTGTTTATGGTCTTCAAAGAGCCTTTTTAGTAGCGGGTGCTGACAATATTATCATGAGTTTGTTCGAAGTATCTGATGAAGCCACTCAGAAATTAATGATAAGCTTCTATCACCTTTGGCTAAAAGAAGGACATAACAAAAGAGATGCATTTGCTCTTGCCAAAAAACAACTAAGAGAAGAATACCCTGAACCAAAATATTGGGGTGCCTTTATTATGATTGGTAAGATCTAAAGATAAACAATAATACTTCTAAAGGCTATTATTGACTAACTGCTAGAGGCCGTCGCTTAATTGTGGCGGTCTTTTTTTGATCTTATGTTGTTATAAAACAAACTGAATTTATCAATTTCGTTACTATCAACTACTTACTTTAAATATCTTATAAATTATTGATCAAATAATTTAAATATTAAAAAATATCCTCTAAGTTTGAATAGTTTTTTAGAAGTAGACTTTACATACATCTAAACACAGTTTTAGAAGATTAATAAATCATCCTAGACAATGGCTTCACTAACAAAAAAAGAATTACAGAAAAAGTACGAAGAGTACAAAGCACAAGGACTAGCCTTAGACATGACAAGAGGTAAGCCGGGTGTTGAACAATTAGACCTATCGTTACCAATGTTAGACTTGGTAACATCGAAAGATTACAAAACTGTAGCGGGTGCTGATACGCGTAACTACGGTGGTCTTGATGGTATTCCAGAAATGAAAGAAATCTTTAAAGATTTCTTAGAAGTTTCTTCTACTGATGAAGTAATTGTTGGAGGTAACTCTTCTTTAACTTTAATGCATGATACAATTTCTCATGCAGTTACTCACGGTTTCCCAGAAAGTAAAAAACCTTGGGGTGAGCAAAAGGTAAAATTCCTTTGTCCTTCTCCTGGTTACGATCGTCACTTCTCTATCTGTGAGCACTTCGGAATTGAAATGGTTACTGTTCCAATGACATCAAAAGGTCCGGACATGGACGTTGTGGAGAAATTGGTAGCAGAAGATAAATCGATTAAAGGTATTTGGGTTGTTCCAAAATACTCTAACCCTACGGGTATCACTTGTTCTAAGAAAACTGTAAAACGTTTGGCGACAATGAAAACGGCGGCAAAAGACTTCCGTATCATGTACGATAATGCTTATACTGTTCACCACTTATCGAAAGAACAAGACGAATTAGCAAACATCTTAGAGTTAGCCAAAGAAGCAGGTACTGAGAATAGAGTTTTGATCTTCGGTTCATTCTCTAAAATCTCATTTGCTGGTGCAGGTGTTGCTGCTATGGGTGCTGCCAAAGTAAATATCGACTGGATGAAAGGTCATTTATCGATGTCTACAATTGGTCCTGATAAATTAAACCAAATCAGACACACTCGTTTCTTCAAGGATATGAAAGGTGTTGAAAAACACATGAAGAAGCACGCTAAGATTATTGCTCCGAAATTCGAAGCAGTAATCGAAATCTTAGAAAAAGAGCTAGGTGATAAAGGTATCGCTACTTGGACAAATCCAAACGGTGGTTACTTCATCTCATTAGATGTTCCAAAAGGATGTGCAAAAGAAGTAGTACGTTTAGCTGCTGAAGCTGGCGTGAAGTTAACTGCTGCAGGTGCAACGTTCCCATACAAAAACGATCCTAAAGACGAAAATATCAGAATTGCTCCAACTCTTCCTTCAATGGGCGAGATCAAATTAGCAACAAGAGTTCTAGCTGTATGTGTACAGTTGGCTGCTGCTAAGAAGTAATTCTAATTGATATAGAATAAAAGGCTGTACCAAAACAGGTTGAATCTGTTTTGGTACAGCCTTTAAGTTTATGTAGGGTTACTTTACTTATTCTTAGTATTGTATCTCCCTTATATCTCGAGGGGTTGTCACCCCTCGTTGGGGAAGATGAGTATACAGATAGAACTATGAAGAAAATGATATTTTATACGATAGAAATGTGATCGGTAAAATCGAGGGGTTACACCACCTCTCTCGTTACAACTTAGATTTACTAACTTAATTCCTTAGTTCCTTAGTTAAAAAACGAGCGTAAATTCAGCAACTCCTAATTCCTAGTTCCTAAATCCTCACTTTAATTCCCAAATTTCTCCCTATTAGTTATTACTTATTACCTACCCCAGCTTTCCAAAATAGCTATCCAAAAGTTCTTTATATTCCGCCAAGTTCTCCTCAATATGCGGATCTTTCATCACATCATAAAAGTGGTAAGAGAATGCACCGCTAATTCCGATAAACTGATTCATTTTATGAAAACCAAACATTGGGCCTGCATCTACAGATTGTTCTTCGAAGAACTCATTTTTTAAGGTAAATGCTTCTTCTGGAGCATTCCATGATGTCGTCAAAATGTATTCTTTTCCTTTTAGTAATCCACCTGTTCCATAATTTAATTTTGGATCAACACGGTGTCTCCCATCACTATTGTAAATTTTTCCTTCACCATTTGTGAGGATTTCATCCAAGTACTTTTTAAAAGCGAATGGAATAGAGAACCACCATATTGGAGTATGGTAAATGATTACATCCGCCCAAACGAATTTTTCTACTTCCTCTTGGATATCATAGCCTAGATCTATATTCGTCACCTTCACTTCTGTGTTTGGGTGATTCTTTAAATAGTCTTCGGAAAACTGTGTAATATGGATATTGAGGGATCCTTTAGAGTGCATAAACTTTTGGGATCCGTTGATTACTAAAACTTTTTTCATGAGATATAATTTGATATTCTTTCAATAAGATTACCGAAAAAAATGTACAAATGTTCTCTATTCTCTTAAGATTTAGTAAGTATTCACAAAGTGTACGCTTATCATTTTTTTATTACCTTTGTTGCTGTTCCCCAACAAAATCTAAATAACAAACAACGATTCGATATGAATCCTATTAATCATTACTTTCAAATCATACTTTCATTCTCAAAGAAACATTGGAAGCTTCTACTCGTCTCTTTTTTAGGGTTGATGGGTATTGGTATTCTTTTACTTACACTGTTTTTAGGAGGATATTTTGGCCCTACTTATTCGGATGAAGAAATCTTAAGTTTCCAGAATGATGAAGCTTCTGAAGTTTTTTCTGAAGATAGAGTATTGTTAGGAAAATATTTTTCAGAAAATAGAACAAATGCACAGTTCGAAGACCTCCCAGATTATTTGATACAGGCCCTTGTAGCCACAGAAGATGCTCGTTATTTCGAACACGAAGGTGTCGATTCTCGAAGCGTTTTAAGAGTGATGGTGAAAAGTGTCTTGTTAGGCGATAAAAGTAGTGGAGGTGGCAGTACGATAACCCAACAATTGGCCAAAAATATGTTTGGCCGTAAAGACTACGGTATTTTCTCTATGCTCATTAATAAATCTGGAGAAATTAAAACGGCCCAACAATTAGAGCGACTCTATTCTAAAAACGAAATATTAGCCCTTTACCTTAATACTATTCCTT includes the following:
- a CDS encoding SanA/YdcF family protein; this translates as MRIKVKTYIKTSIVLGILSFFLTLYINSYVSEKSSPYILEHDNMTVSCKTGLLLGTSNYLRSGAPNPYFTNRIDAATKLLKEHDIEFVIVSGDNNTNDYNEPKKMYQALVKQGVNKKNIVLDYAGFRTLDSVIRAKEVFGQDRFIIISQKFHIERAIFIARYHGIEAYGYAAEDVPFEKGYWVKYREVLARVKMMLDLYVLKTSPKFLGKEEKVGEE
- a CDS encoding CHAT domain-containing protein, with product MMKIYTTFLLCCLFFILTATPSKADRVNDKIDNLLKISQKYADDGEYKKALEWNDKAIEIAKKRDSALIDLLYYRAKYQLVLSNLQEFEETTAAFLEISKKRKNASFGYAYNLLRASSLYLEYSDVVTAQGMYQKAIEILDNDPKLIKLAERGKDDDLLRAKVKTELYLSLGYYDSAQTSLTHYQLTAEEFYKSSGQTIYQSRSNKHQDVKFSSREKKRLKREYAFSKTLEGKLYRLIGDYNMADSVLLSTETWIETNIRKDDESYISNFHERTLNIIESKIDPILPKKMLEKNIYRAERVLGISHQLYFKIQEDLVDYYAWQRFHFKGEKTQWDFDTNTSLYFGKNSIQQACSNRLAAKDDYLRGNFERAGKILEEVFNEGQLPKNHKEYILANQLLYKVALALEEEEVAQKALDNYVLHTEKNYGKESLAYHIAKVDEATYLTMHSDKFEKADELFTEHLPVIKERLSPHHYKRLQAEKERANYYALMGDTQKAAELSASIKKAYADYYGTDHLEYINGLQGTAAFAIDLGEYADADAQITEMLNLYDSHTYRKGTQNVVHATALETAARFQVLTGQYDIASQNLSKANRLSKNSPDKVASSSFDDTQAQIYLKKEYFSNAERIINKSIEHRTARFGDHSRLLIVPYTQLARLSYLKGDYIKADSIAQSAHEISIEIFGEDTKQDIEPLEVKAEIAIAMGNYELAQEYTQKKLEITKKVYGERHTEVAKGYTNLALIGLYMGYPAEEVMHLFKDAVNIVAIQLGKDNPVFAITLKNLALAKIEVGEYAEAEDLLKEANKIWIDKLKTENNTNTAEITLLLGDLEMKREFYGQAEDHYNLSQKIYSKIFTKDHPLYVKSTLKRSQAYYAAGSYNKALKYASIALDQNEIFIREYFPTLSAKEKAKYWKSIQNDYNYFYSLTNTYQKKKLYGKMYDYALQTKPLLLSSSVKIRTQIQNSGDSTLIKDFENWVEKKELLTKVFAMSIEQRLEEGINIKNLEKEINVLEKELSARSSVFNNRISERISWKDIQKNLADGEAAVEIVRFRNFTNVFTDSVMYAALILTPKTKTAPVFKIIPNGNMIETEGLGYYKTNLIFGFPDEESYAAFWKPINEVVGDGTKVYFSSDGVYNQINLESIPVNLDKGTYIIDQNNIVLTSSTAEILSEQEDKKDNMNVSLFGNPVFYKDLTPDQYNQYTVRPITQLPGTYKEVKALDKLLSSEDHTNDQVFLNKDATETAVKGLTSPRVFHIATHGFFLDDLESNNTKSLFNTQQDINPLLRSGLLLTNAGDLMDTDNVYAFNKEEGVLTAYEAMNLNFDETELVVLSACETGKGDNKVGEGVYGLQRAFLVAGADNIIMSLFEVSDEATQKLMISFYHLWLKEGHNKRDAFALAKKQLREEYPEPKYWGAFIMIGKI
- a CDS encoding NUDIX hydrolase, producing MNEYYNSAYKPLLAIDCVIFGYEDGELKVLLTRRKVEPFKGAWGLATGFLHYGESLDYAAERVLKKQTGLDRIYMDQLSTFGEVDRDPVARVISLVYYALIKVDSQDEEILERNQAQWFPITALPKLMFDHETMIQMSWGKLRRKSRYQPIGFELLPEKFTLPELQSLYEAIHQKQFDKRNFRKKILATGLLKKLDEKQKGVSKKGAYYYVFEEGKYDELISQGFNFELKSMAFGS
- a CDS encoding group III truncated hemoglobin, producing the protein MKKEIENREDIIVLVNSFYDKVRQHPTLGPFFNEEIKINWDTHLPIMYDFWESNLFSVNKYKGNPVVTHQSVDKVSPIEQKHFGHWLQLWFNTLDEHFEGQNADTLKSRARNMSHMLFMKIFQGRM
- a CDS encoding tetratricopeptide repeat protein; the protein is MKLLFLYLTTLLLISQVAFSQNWMGDAMQQSQNGEIDKAIASFSKEIDFNLMNDIAYLERAKLYISKGEYDKASEDVDQALSLNAVHPAGYYLKGYIDLAKGKNADAINNFSAAIDLDENYINAYVFRAEAYSNIGNMPKSLADFDTVLKLEPNVGMYYHRRALVEFRMGKIEEAKQDFSKATLFEVGLIDAYTHLAEIYVQQNSFDSAIVVIDKGLIVNPDNIKLLSLQGDTFVHALNYEDAYFAYNRAIQIQPNYAYAHCRRGELNIKTGKLHQAEKDFDKAVKLAPKYSYAFYQRGLLHAYQKRYVSAISDFDSALIYTPNYYSALLEKAKSNLAIRELDDCIATLEKAKEINPNEAYLYTILGNAHLAKKEYKESQEAFSKAIALSPKYGYALQQRGYVNFLLKDFDLALTDLNQSIMLSSNTAKVYSYRGDVYMAKGEFNKGMKDYSKALALYPDFSYVLHQRAWAFIKNNQYDEALHDFQKLDNIGKSKYVDLYGKSVAYMEKGMLIKSNDVLEKAINKYPNYSSAHLLLGFNYAVMGNNAKAQQKIIEIEKLQKDTPELIGVKGIVAYNQKNYKKALKCLNSAIKLNPEDKRLVYFRSLTFSKLGKEEKAQKDLEKATELGFVVNDGLSVTSLK